From the genome of Ananas comosus cultivar F153 linkage group 18, ASM154086v1, whole genome shotgun sequence, one region includes:
- the LOC109724251 gene encoding probable protein S-acyltransferase 17 isoform X5, translating into MQLGYLAIIGMTYFIIAKSSFRYIPGHYIGEVHRYFSVVAVGVGVVLFLLTSFSDPGTVTAENVSQYLAAYPYDNIIYAEKECSTCKITKWCHNCSAFHSLIGVALICRPARSKHCSICDRCVARFDHHCGWMNNCIGEKNTRYFIAFLLWHILICLYGAIFLGLILAGQLKERKVIYILTVYYGIENSFSGLFPHVVQWFLGSYNTQILLTVFLVVVAMLLAGFFGYHVHLCLTNTTTNETFKWQDYISWKKKLNEAKASAVALKASTHAVNRDGKSPLSKWKVCCRRAPPQQSEEEVIKNNVYDQGVVSNIYEILVPLSERRSLSHLKSL; encoded by the exons ATGCAGCTAGGATATCTGGCCATAATTGGTAtgacatattttattattgcaAAGTCATCATTCAGATATATACCTGGTCATTATATTGGTGAAGTTCACAG GTATTTTAGTGTGGTGGCGGTTGGTGTTGGTGTTGTGCTTTTCCTATTGACTAGCTTTTCTGATCCTGGAACTGTGACTGCCGAGAATGTTTCTCAATATCTTGCTGCTTATCCGTATGATAACATCATTTATGCAGAGAAAGAATGTTCGACTTGCAAGATTACAAA ATGGTGTCACAACTGCTCTGCTTTTCACTCCTTGATTGGTGTTGCATTAATCTGCAGACCTGCGAGATCTAAGCACTGTAGCATATGCGATAGATGTGTGGCTCGATTTGACCACCACTGTGGATGGATG AATAATTGCATCGGAGAGAAAAATACCAGGTACTTCATTGCCTTTCTTCTTTG GCATATCCTAATTTGCTTGTATGGAGCAATCTTCCTTGGGCTCATTCTTGCCGGTCAATTGAAAGAACGCAAGGTTATATACATTTTGACAG TTTATTATGGTATCGAGAATTCATTCTCCGGCTTATTTCCACATGTTGTACAG TGGTTTCTGGGTTCCTATAACACACAAATACTACTTACGGTATTTTTAGTCGTAGTCGCGATGCTACTTGCGGGCTTTTTTGGATACCATGTGCATCTCTGCTTGACAAACACAACAACCAATGAG acatTTAAGTGGCAAGACTACATAAGCTGGAAGAAGAAGCTGAATGAGGCGAAGGCAAGTGCAGTGGCTCTCAAGGCGAGCACACATGCGGTGAACAGAGATGGGAAGTCTCCACTGAGCAAATGGAAGGTGTGCTGTCGCCGGGCCCCGCCGCAGCAGAGCGAGGAGGAGGTCATTAAGAATAACGTGTACGATCAAGGGGTTGTTAGTAATATCTATGAGATTTTGGTTCCTCTTTCCGAGAGACGGTCTCTTTCCCATCTAAAATCTTTGTGA
- the LOC109724251 gene encoding probable protein S-acyltransferase 17 isoform X6: MAVMILNAARISGHNWYFSVVAVGVGVVLFLLTSFSDPGTVTAENVSQYLAAYPYDNIIYAEKECSTCKITKWCHNCSAFHSLIGVALICRPARSKHCSICDRCVARFDHHCGWMNNCIGEKNTRYFIAFLLWHILICLYGAIFLGLILAGQLKERKVIYILTVYYGIENSFSGLFPHVVQWFLGSYNTQILLTVFLVVVAMLLAGFFGYHVHLCLTNTTTNETFKWQDYISWKKKLNEAKASAVALKASTHAVNRDGKSPLSKWKVCCRRAPPQQSEEEVIKNNVYDQGVVSNIYEILVPLSERRSLSHLKSL; the protein is encoded by the exons ATGGCTGTTATGATCTTGAATGCAGCTAGGATATCTGGCCATAATTG GTATTTTAGTGTGGTGGCGGTTGGTGTTGGTGTTGTGCTTTTCCTATTGACTAGCTTTTCTGATCCTGGAACTGTGACTGCCGAGAATGTTTCTCAATATCTTGCTGCTTATCCGTATGATAACATCATTTATGCAGAGAAAGAATGTTCGACTTGCAAGATTACAAA ATGGTGTCACAACTGCTCTGCTTTTCACTCCTTGATTGGTGTTGCATTAATCTGCAGACCTGCGAGATCTAAGCACTGTAGCATATGCGATAGATGTGTGGCTCGATTTGACCACCACTGTGGATGGATG AATAATTGCATCGGAGAGAAAAATACCAGGTACTTCATTGCCTTTCTTCTTTG GCATATCCTAATTTGCTTGTATGGAGCAATCTTCCTTGGGCTCATTCTTGCCGGTCAATTGAAAGAACGCAAGGTTATATACATTTTGACAG TTTATTATGGTATCGAGAATTCATTCTCCGGCTTATTTCCACATGTTGTACAG TGGTTTCTGGGTTCCTATAACACACAAATACTACTTACGGTATTTTTAGTCGTAGTCGCGATGCTACTTGCGGGCTTTTTTGGATACCATGTGCATCTCTGCTTGACAAACACAACAACCAATGAG acatTTAAGTGGCAAGACTACATAAGCTGGAAGAAGAAGCTGAATGAGGCGAAGGCAAGTGCAGTGGCTCTCAAGGCGAGCACACATGCGGTGAACAGAGATGGGAAGTCTCCACTGAGCAAATGGAAGGTGTGCTGTCGCCGGGCCCCGCCGCAGCAGAGCGAGGAGGAGGTCATTAAGAATAACGTGTACGATCAAGGGGTTGTTAGTAATATCTATGAGATTTTGGTTCCTCTTTCCGAGAGACGGTCTCTTTCCCATCTAAAATCTTTGTGA